The nucleotide sequence TTCAAGGACCATAATGGATTTGATGTTCGCCATGATTTCAGCAGGCTTGTTCGTTATCTTGGATATGGTGACATAGAGGCGGAGTTCGTCCTGCTGCTTTGACAGCGATTCAAAGTATTCATTCTGGTCTTTTGGCAGCAGCGCTTCAATCATCCAGTGATTTTCGCCGTCTTCTTTGTTGATGATCAGTCCGTCCGATAGGGAGATTTCGTCAAAGCTTACGCCGTTTTCTCCCTCAACTTCAATTGTCAGTCCCACGAGTCTAAACGTTTTCATAAACACCCTCCTTGGTCCAGTTTATCGTTCTTATATGATTATTGTTACATTATACCATACGAAAGGAGCGGGGTACCAAAGGAAGGGATGAGCCGAATTATTCAATTATCTTCTGTATCTCCTGAATTAATGACGTTCTGCGAATGCCTGAGGCCTGCCCAAGCACCTTTATTTCCGTGTATCAAGCACTTTGCTCCTATCGCTTAGGAGCTAATTCTGTACCACATACAGAAAAAAGGGAGGAAAATCCATTCTAAAAGCGGATAACAGAGTATTAATGAGATTTATTACACATTTTGACAACAAATAAGCAAATATACCCATTATTGGTGTTTTTCAAACTCTTCTCTATTTGTTA is from Bacillus sp. FSL H8-0547 and encodes:
- a CDS encoding YwpF family protein, with protein sequence MKTFRLVGLTIEVEGENGVSFDEISLSDGLIINKEDGENHWMIEALLPKDQNEYFESLSKQQDELRLYVTISKITNKPAEIMANIKSIMVLEEHISVLFEGRMLARKSKSEPEKVLGDLLTKGLHGEDLVHAFRQKLNEQREIHTKKSPQT